In Microbacterium sp. 1.5R, the following are encoded in one genomic region:
- the fliG gene encoding flagellar motor switch protein FliG, whose product MSALTELLDAQADTVEVSAVEAPAPVAAPEMSGLRKAAIVLMNMDRAASAEVLRHLGEERSEMLAAELTQLGGVDVASTARALGEFRRIATGGSVPSRGGQELATGLLETAFGREKAVGMVGRVMSQGSVSFDFLNAADPAQLATIIEGELPTTVAVVLANLRADRAAAVLAALQDPLRTDVAQAIATMGTATQEAISIVADSLRSRTGVFAMRDNHESIGGVQPLVEIINRSDTALEKSLLASLEGRDLALAEDIRSRMVTFADIARLEDRDVQRVMRGIDLRMLALALKGADDQITDKVKSNMTERNQENLAEETRVLGPVRMRQVDEARAEIVRIIRDLEAAEEITISREDEDELIE is encoded by the coding sequence ATGAGCGCGCTGACCGAGCTGCTGGACGCGCAGGCCGACACGGTCGAGGTGTCGGCCGTCGAGGCGCCGGCGCCCGTGGCTGCGCCGGAGATGAGCGGACTGCGCAAGGCCGCGATCGTGCTGATGAACATGGATCGCGCCGCCAGCGCCGAAGTGCTCCGCCACCTCGGCGAGGAGCGGTCCGAGATGCTCGCGGCCGAGCTGACACAGCTCGGGGGAGTGGACGTGGCCTCGACGGCCCGTGCTCTCGGCGAGTTCCGGCGCATCGCCACCGGCGGCTCGGTGCCGTCGCGCGGCGGGCAGGAGCTCGCCACCGGACTGCTCGAGACGGCATTCGGCCGCGAGAAGGCGGTCGGGATGGTCGGTCGAGTCATGTCGCAGGGGTCGGTCTCGTTCGACTTCCTCAATGCGGCGGACCCGGCCCAGCTCGCCACGATCATCGAGGGTGAGCTTCCGACCACCGTCGCCGTCGTGCTGGCCAACCTCAGAGCCGATCGTGCGGCGGCGGTTCTCGCCGCCCTGCAGGATCCCCTGCGCACGGACGTCGCTCAGGCGATCGCGACGATGGGCACCGCCACGCAGGAGGCGATCTCGATCGTGGCCGACTCGCTGCGCTCGCGCACCGGCGTCTTCGCGATGCGCGACAACCATGAGTCCATCGGAGGCGTGCAGCCTCTCGTCGAGATCATCAACCGCTCGGACACCGCGCTCGAGAAGTCGCTCCTCGCAAGCCTCGAAGGCCGTGATCTCGCCCTGGCCGAGGACATCCGCAGCCGCATGGTCACGTTCGCCGACATCGCGCGCCTCGAGGATCGCGACGTCCAGCGGGTGATGCGCGGTATCGACCTGCGCATGCTCGCCCTCGCGCTGAAGGGCGCGGACGACCAGATCACCGACAAGGTGAAGAGCAACATGACGGAGCGCAACCAGGAGAACCTCGCTGAGGAGACCCGAGTCCTCGGTCCCGTGCGCATGCGTCAGGTCGATGAGGCCAGAGCCGAGATCGTGCGCATCATCCGCGACCTGGAAGCCGCGGAGGAGATCACGATCTCGCGCGAAGACGAGGATGAGCTCATCGAGTGA
- a CDS encoding flagellin N-terminal helical domain-containing protein yields the protein MGLQIATNVGALNAYRNLSVNQNDVSKSLEKLSSGLRINRAADDAAGLAISEGLRSQVNGLNVAARNAQDGISVIQTAEGALTEVHSILQRVRDLAVQAGNDSNNTESRDAIKTEIDSLGEELTRVAASTNFNGIKLLDSANTLTFQVGAGSEAAEDQIGVTLTDFSGLGATIGALTVDTAANALTSIGAIDDEITAVSTARAGLGAVQNRFESTINSLQVSAENLAAAKSRIADTDMAAEMVKYTASNILQQAGTAMLAQANQSGQGVLQLLR from the coding sequence ATGGGTCTTCAGATCGCAACCAACGTCGGTGCACTCAACGCGTACCGCAACCTCTCTGTCAACCAGAACGACGTCTCGAAGTCGCTCGAGAAGCTCTCGAGCGGTCTGCGCATCAACCGTGCAGCCGATGACGCCGCCGGCCTCGCCATCTCCGAGGGCCTGCGTTCGCAGGTCAACGGTCTGAACGTCGCAGCCCGCAACGCTCAGGACGGCATCTCGGTCATCCAGACCGCAGAAGGCGCGCTCACCGAGGTCCACTCGATCCTGCAGCGTGTCCGCGACCTCGCGGTCCAGGCCGGCAACGACTCGAACAACACCGAGTCGCGCGACGCCATCAAGACCGAGATCGACTCGCTGGGCGAGGAGCTCACCCGCGTCGCCGCCAGCACGAACTTCAACGGGATCAAGCTGCTCGACAGCGCGAACACCCTGACGTTCCAGGTCGGCGCAGGCTCCGAGGCCGCCGAGGACCAGATCGGCGTCACGCTGACCGACTTCTCGGGCCTGGGCGCCACGATCGGCGCTCTGACGGTCGACACCGCGGCCAACGCACTCACCTCGATCGGCGCGATCGATGACGAGATCACCGCCGTCTCGACCGCTCGTGCGGGTCTCGGTGCGGTGCAGAACCGCTTCGAGTCGACGATCAACTCGCTGCAGGTCTCGGCCGAGAACCTCGCCGCAGCGAAGAGCCGCATCGCGGACACCGACATGGCCGCCGAGATGGTCAAGTACACCGCCTCGAACATCCTGCAGCAGGCCGGCACCGCCATGCTCGCTCAGGCGAACCAGTCGGGCCAGGGCGTCCTGCAGCTTCTCCGTTGA
- a CDS encoding ferredoxin reductase, with protein sequence MTSSSLWLVASVIEVRRATPHGRVLSLRVDGWPGNLAGQHVDVRLTAEDGYQAVRSYSLASSGEGDVLELAVDEVPEGEVSPYLVEDVRPGDELEVRGPIGAYFVWTPAQPEPVQLIAGGSGIVPLLAMAREHARSASSAPMRLLYAVRSADDAFYAAELGDLADDAFSVDWAYSRSAPVGFARPAGRVDAATLEASTIPAAQRPSVYVCGPTGFVEAVADLLVAAGHPPDRIRTERFGGA encoded by the coding sequence GTGACCTCGTCGTCGCTGTGGCTTGTCGCCAGTGTCATCGAGGTCCGACGAGCCACACCCCATGGCCGCGTGCTCTCCCTCCGGGTCGACGGGTGGCCGGGGAATCTCGCCGGACAGCACGTCGATGTGCGTTTGACCGCTGAGGACGGCTATCAGGCCGTGCGGTCGTACTCGCTCGCATCGTCCGGAGAGGGTGACGTGCTCGAGCTGGCCGTCGACGAGGTGCCGGAGGGCGAGGTCTCTCCGTATCTCGTCGAGGATGTCCGGCCCGGCGACGAGCTGGAGGTCCGCGGTCCGATCGGCGCCTACTTCGTGTGGACCCCTGCCCAGCCCGAGCCCGTTCAGCTCATCGCGGGCGGGTCAGGGATAGTGCCGCTCCTCGCGATGGCCCGGGAGCATGCGCGCTCGGCCAGCTCCGCACCGATGCGGCTCCTGTACGCGGTGCGTTCCGCGGACGACGCTTTCTACGCGGCCGAACTGGGCGATCTCGCCGACGACGCCTTCAGCGTCGACTGGGCGTACAGCCGCTCGGCACCGGTCGGCTTCGCTCGCCCCGCGGGCAGGGTGGATGCCGCGACGCTCGAGGCCTCGACCATCCCCGCCGCCCAGCGCCCCTCGGTATACGTCTGCGGGCCGACCGGCTTCGTCGAGGCGGTCGCCGATCTGCTCGTCGCGGCGGGGCATCCGCCCGACCGCATCCGTACCGAGCGTTTCGGAGGTGCCTGA
- a CDS encoding sulfite oxidase-like oxidoreductase: protein MAVISRGFGARRRESDDRLPPGQYLTEDFPVLSAGPTPRVATDTWEFAVVGLDGIRRTWSWDELQALPIDTITTDIHCVTRWSKLGTQWRGVSLDHLLQDAGDGDFTRVFSYGGYTTNVPRADLTGGKAWIAFEFEGEPLAAEHGGPARLLVPHLYFWKSAKWVHGLDLLENDEPGFWEQNGYSMYGDPWKEERYW, encoded by the coding sequence ATGGCTGTGATCTCCCGCGGCTTCGGCGCCCGGCGACGCGAGTCGGATGACCGGCTCCCCCCGGGTCAGTACCTCACCGAGGACTTCCCGGTGCTCTCGGCCGGACCGACACCCCGAGTCGCGACCGACACCTGGGAGTTCGCGGTCGTCGGGCTCGACGGCATTCGCCGCACCTGGTCGTGGGATGAGCTGCAGGCACTGCCGATCGATACGATCACCACCGACATCCACTGCGTGACGCGGTGGTCGAAGCTGGGCACGCAGTGGCGCGGAGTCTCGCTCGATCATCTGCTGCAGGATGCCGGAGACGGCGACTTCACGCGGGTCTTCTCCTACGGCGGGTACACGACGAATGTTCCCCGCGCCGACCTGACCGGCGGCAAGGCGTGGATCGCATTCGAGTTCGAGGGCGAGCCGCTCGCGGCAGAGCACGGCGGCCCCGCCCGGCTTCTCGTCCCCCACCTCTACTTCTGGAAATCCGCGAAGTGGGTCCACGGCCTGGATCTTCTCGAGAACGACGAACCGGGGTTCTGGGAGCAGAACGGATACAGCATGTACGGCGATCCGTGGAAAGAGGAGCGTTACTGGTGA
- the fliF gene encoding flagellar basal-body MS-ring/collar protein FliF, which yields MPKMLTTYYDRAKQVVSGFSLAQRTIAIIGVALLVMGAIALGAWLTKPQMSPLFTGLSAGDASAVVEQLKSAGVTYELAEGGATILVPDDQVYPQRLAAASAGLPGDTSEGYTLLDEMGVTASEFQQSVTYKRAIEGELASTIGAMEGISTASVQLAIPEESVFVSEQQSPTASVFVKTRNGSGLSDEKIEAIVHLTSAAVPGMTPEDVAVTDQDGRVLSAVGTGLTGNSSKQATEHEAKVAASVSKMLETIVGPGNATVTVSADVANSTSERMDETYSAPEGELSASEQTKTETYNGGEGGGAGVLGPDNIAVPNNAEGTGAYEFEETSRNNAVNKSTEKTITPAGEVTRQTVSIALNRGTVTGVTANQIESLVASAAGIDVERGDEIAVEFVEFNQAGATAAQTALQAAEAERDAQFQQELLRSAIIGGAILLAAIILIVFLVVRRKMKRRVMYTEDGPIEYFATVTESEEQKLRSLRGLKEAEAIIAPAPTKLLPSASADLDDEPEPDKVLVERRRREIDDLAKREPDTIASALADLMDEATV from the coding sequence ATGCCCAAGATGCTCACGACCTACTACGACCGCGCCAAGCAGGTCGTCTCAGGATTCTCCCTCGCACAGCGCACGATCGCCATCATCGGTGTCGCGCTGCTCGTGATGGGCGCCATCGCCCTCGGCGCGTGGCTCACCAAGCCGCAGATGAGCCCGCTCTTCACCGGCCTGAGCGCCGGCGACGCGTCGGCCGTCGTCGAGCAGCTGAAGTCGGCAGGCGTGACCTACGAGCTCGCCGAGGGAGGCGCGACGATCCTCGTTCCCGACGACCAGGTCTATCCGCAGCGTCTCGCGGCGGCATCCGCCGGGCTGCCCGGCGACACCAGCGAGGGCTACACCCTGCTCGACGAGATGGGTGTGACGGCGAGTGAATTCCAGCAGTCGGTGACCTACAAGCGTGCCATCGAGGGCGAGCTGGCCAGCACGATCGGCGCGATGGAGGGGATCTCGACGGCGTCGGTGCAGCTGGCGATCCCGGAGGAGAGCGTCTTCGTCTCGGAGCAGCAGAGCCCGACCGCATCCGTGTTCGTGAAGACCCGCAACGGCTCAGGGCTCAGCGACGAGAAGATCGAGGCGATCGTGCACCTCACGAGCGCCGCCGTGCCGGGGATGACGCCGGAGGACGTCGCGGTGACCGATCAGGACGGCCGCGTGCTCTCGGCGGTCGGCACCGGGCTCACCGGGAACTCCTCGAAGCAGGCGACGGAGCATGAGGCCAAGGTCGCGGCATCCGTCAGCAAGATGCTCGAGACGATCGTCGGGCCCGGCAACGCGACGGTGACGGTATCGGCCGATGTCGCGAACTCCACATCCGAGCGCATGGACGAGACGTACTCGGCCCCCGAGGGCGAGCTGAGCGCATCGGAGCAGACCAAGACCGAGACCTACAACGGCGGCGAGGGCGGAGGTGCCGGCGTGCTCGGCCCCGACAACATCGCGGTTCCCAACAACGCCGAGGGGACCGGCGCCTATGAGTTCGAGGAGACCTCTCGCAACAACGCCGTCAACAAGTCGACGGAGAAGACCATCACCCCCGCCGGAGAGGTGACGCGGCAGACCGTCAGCATCGCGCTCAACCGAGGGACGGTCACCGGAGTGACGGCGAACCAGATCGAATCGCTCGTGGCATCTGCGGCCGGGATCGATGTCGAGCGCGGCGACGAGATCGCCGTCGAGTTCGTCGAGTTCAACCAGGCGGGTGCGACGGCGGCGCAGACAGCGCTGCAGGCGGCGGAGGCCGAGCGCGACGCGCAGTTCCAGCAGGAGCTGCTGCGCTCTGCGATCATCGGCGGAGCGATCCTGCTCGCGGCGATCATCCTGATCGTCTTCCTCGTCGTGCGCCGCAAGATGAAGCGTCGGGTGATGTACACCGAAGACGGACCGATCGAGTACTTCGCGACGGTCACCGAGAGCGAGGAGCAGAAGCTCCGCTCGCTCAGAGGGCTGAAGGAGGCCGAGGCGATCATCGCCCCGGCGCCGACCAAGCTGCTGCCGTCCGCGTCGGCTGATCTCGACGATGAGCCCGAGCCCGACAAGGTGCTGGTCGAGCGCCGTCGCCGGGAGATCGACGACCTCGCCAAACGCGAACCCGACACGATCGCCAGCGCACTGGCCGACCTGATGGATGAGGCGACCGTATGA
- a CDS encoding DUF6510 family protein: MNAAHPGHRTRVDGNAAGGILIEVFGRDMTGARATCTRCDRKAVLGDAVAELDPAGVILLCRGCGHTLLTCIQIDGRYSLDVGALSRLEWASDGD; the protein is encoded by the coding sequence ATGAACGCTGCCCACCCCGGCCATCGCACGAGAGTCGACGGCAACGCCGCTGGCGGGATCCTGATCGAAGTGTTCGGCAGGGACATGACCGGTGCTCGGGCCACCTGCACGCGCTGCGATCGCAAGGCCGTACTCGGCGACGCCGTCGCAGAACTGGATCCGGCCGGCGTGATCCTCTTGTGTCGCGGATGCGGACACACCCTGTTGACCTGTATTCAGATCGACGGGCGGTACTCGCTCGATGTCGGGGCTCTGTCCCGCCTGGAGTGGGCCTCCGACGGCGACTAG
- the flgC gene encoding flagellar basal body rod protein FlgC, translating to MTFDAIGIAGTGLTAHRKWLDALSDNIANVNTATPAGQEAFREKFVTVQAGTDSPGVYVAGVVESEADAKLVYDPEHPYANEDGYVQYPNVELGDQMSMLILAQRGYEANAAVVDRAKTTYEAALQIGRN from the coding sequence ATGACCTTCGACGCGATCGGCATCGCCGGCACCGGCCTGACCGCGCACCGCAAGTGGCTCGACGCGCTCAGCGACAACATCGCCAACGTGAACACCGCGACACCCGCAGGCCAGGAGGCGTTTCGGGAGAAGTTCGTGACCGTGCAGGCCGGCACCGACAGCCCGGGCGTGTACGTCGCCGGCGTGGTCGAATCCGAGGCCGACGCGAAGCTCGTGTACGACCCCGAGCACCCCTATGCGAACGAGGACGGCTACGTGCAGTACCCGAACGTCGAGCTCGGCGACCAGATGAGCATGCTGATCCTCGCTCAGCGCGGATACGAGGCGAACGCCGCTGTCGTCGACCGGGCGAAGACGACCTACGAGGCAGCGCTGCAGATCGGCCGCAACTGA
- a CDS encoding GAF and ANTAR domain-containing protein: MTAPTREARLLELFATLADTMVDDYDVVDLLQTLVDACQELLDASDAGILLADPSGELELVASTSEATELVEVIQLAAEAGPCIECFLTGTAVSVPDIAAGSEKWPVFRQAALENGFASIEAIPMRLRNTTIGTLNLLRSDTGSPPPEDLSAARAFADVATIGILHERSLREQESLSSQLQTALNSRVMIEQAKGVVSFTAGVPIPDAFTLMRAFARDRGLRLSEVAERIVRRDIRLESPES; this comes from the coding sequence CGACACGATGGTCGACGACTACGACGTCGTGGATCTGCTGCAGACACTCGTGGATGCGTGCCAGGAGCTGCTGGATGCGAGCGACGCCGGAATCCTTCTCGCCGACCCCTCCGGTGAACTCGAACTCGTCGCATCCACGAGCGAGGCGACCGAGCTCGTCGAGGTGATCCAGCTCGCCGCAGAGGCGGGACCCTGCATCGAGTGCTTCCTGACGGGGACAGCGGTGTCGGTTCCCGACATCGCCGCCGGTTCAGAGAAGTGGCCGGTCTTCCGCCAGGCGGCGTTGGAGAACGGCTTCGCGTCGATCGAGGCGATACCGATGCGGCTGCGGAACACGACGATCGGCACCCTCAACCTGCTCCGATCCGATACCGGGTCGCCGCCCCCTGAAGACCTCTCCGCGGCGCGAGCGTTCGCCGATGTGGCAACGATCGGGATCCTGCACGAGCGCAGCCTCCGAGAGCAGGAATCGCTGTCGTCGCAACTGCAGACCGCACTGAACAGCCGGGTGATGATCGAGCAGGCCAAGGGTGTTGTCTCGTTCACGGCGGGGGTGCCGATCCCCGATGCCTTCACGCTCATGCGCGCCTTCGCCCGTGATCGCGGCCTGCGTCTGAGCGAGGTGGCTGAACGCATCGTGCGGCGGGACATCAGGCTTGAATCACCTGAATCCTGA
- the flgB gene encoding flagellar basal body rod protein FlgB: MLESVTSSALISALDGLALRQRSIAENIANVNTPGYQAQRVRFEDELRSAVQGGSGSVAATVERSLEPTRLNGNNVNLDTETLSNIDTVLRFQFASQAIGGQAASITKAIGQASA; this comes from the coding sequence GTGCTCGAATCCGTCACGTCCTCTGCGCTCATCAGCGCGCTCGACGGGCTGGCCCTGCGCCAACGCTCGATCGCTGAGAACATCGCCAACGTCAACACGCCGGGCTACCAGGCCCAGCGCGTGCGGTTCGAGGATGAACTCCGTTCTGCCGTCCAGGGCGGCTCCGGAAGCGTCGCCGCGACGGTCGAGCGGTCGCTCGAGCCGACCAGGCTGAACGGCAACAACGTCAACCTCGACACCGAGACGCTCTCGAACATCGACACCGTGCTGCGTTTCCAGTTCGCGAGTCAGGCGATCGGCGGTCAGGCGGCCTCGATCACCAAGGCGATCGGGCAGGCCTCCGCATGA
- the fliS gene encoding flagellar export chaperone FliS codes for MALTSLDRAKQQYLEQQVASATPERLLVLLYDRLLVDIERADACQEAGDWAAAGNHLVHAQQIVAELNGSLTDEWDGSAELHGVYTYLTGRLITANIARDRAATAECRALVVPLREAWHAAAAAVSSTAQTPITALA; via the coding sequence ATGGCACTCACCTCACTCGACCGGGCCAAGCAGCAGTATCTGGAGCAGCAGGTGGCCTCCGCCACGCCTGAGCGCCTTCTCGTGTTGCTCTACGACCGCCTCCTGGTCGACATCGAGCGCGCGGACGCCTGCCAGGAAGCGGGGGATTGGGCGGCTGCGGGGAACCACCTCGTGCACGCGCAGCAGATCGTCGCCGAGCTCAACGGCTCGCTCACCGATGAGTGGGACGGCTCCGCAGAGCTGCACGGCGTGTACACCTACCTCACGGGACGCCTGATCACCGCCAACATCGCTCGAGACCGCGCGGCCACCGCGGAATGCCGAGCTCTCGTCGTGCCGCTCCGCGAAGCGTGGCATGCGGCGGCTGCCGCGGTCTCGTCGACCGCGCAGACCCCCATCACGGCCCTGGCCTGA
- the fliE gene encoding flagellar hook-basal body complex protein FliE gives MSGIEAIGASGVAPLSTLSFETGPDATSAPASGNAFATTLSGAMENLQQLQSTSNELAVQAVTGDLQDIHQAMIASTRASVTLDLVVAVRDRSVSAFNEIMRMQA, from the coding sequence ATGTCGGGCATCGAGGCCATCGGCGCCTCCGGTGTCGCGCCGCTCTCGACGCTCAGCTTCGAGACGGGCCCGGACGCGACCAGTGCTCCTGCCTCCGGAAACGCCTTCGCCACGACGCTCTCGGGGGCGATGGAGAACCTGCAGCAGCTGCAGTCGACGTCGAACGAGCTCGCGGTGCAGGCGGTCACGGGAGACCTGCAGGACATCCATCAGGCGATGATCGCGTCGACGCGCGCCTCGGTGACGCTCGACCTGGTGGTGGCAGTGCGTGACCGCAGCGTCTCGGCGTTCAACGAGATCATGAGGATGCAGGCCTGA
- the fliD gene encoding flagellar filament capping protein FliD: protein MKLDGLVSGLKTEELIKALMDVSAIPKTLITNKITDRNSVITNLQSLNKTLQELVDKAKTAAGPSSLASFTASSSSETVTITAGSKATAFSTAIVVDAVATAHSVVTAAAGGTAWGGTFTLVGSDGEAVEVTPLGTGPQDLAKAINASKAGVSATVVPAGTDADGKPLSRIQLTSAETGAAGAFTLNRGTAAEVTAGTAVDLGAAPGAALLTQGADARIRLFAGTDAEQTLNSASNTITVGEGIEVTVTKASADPVTVTVARDAKKQSSTAEAFVKEIAALLVRIDNGSKATIGEVGETTTLGVFTGDSTVRNLRGALATAVQHPIDGISPSTIGITVSDKGVLSFDAEKFAAALAEDPEGTQELFSAVSARVQDVTTQYSDKYDGLLTKRITGQEDEVKTLKTQVERWDIRLEQRRATLERTYAQLEVQLSKLQSQSSWLTSQLAGLTPSDS from the coding sequence ATGAAACTCGACGGACTGGTATCAGGGCTCAAGACCGAAGAGCTCATCAAGGCGCTCATGGACGTCTCGGCGATCCCGAAGACGCTCATCACGAACAAGATCACCGACCGCAACTCGGTCATCACCAACCTGCAGTCGCTGAACAAGACGCTGCAGGAGCTCGTCGACAAGGCCAAGACCGCCGCGGGTCCCAGCTCTCTGGCATCCTTCACCGCGTCCTCGTCGTCCGAGACGGTCACGATCACCGCCGGCAGCAAGGCGACCGCATTCTCGACCGCCATCGTGGTGGATGCCGTCGCCACAGCGCACTCCGTCGTCACCGCTGCCGCAGGAGGAACAGCGTGGGGCGGCACCTTCACCCTCGTGGGATCCGACGGCGAAGCCGTCGAGGTCACTCCGCTGGGCACCGGTCCGCAGGACCTCGCGAAGGCGATCAACGCGTCGAAGGCCGGTGTGAGCGCGACCGTCGTGCCCGCGGGAACGGATGCCGACGGCAAGCCGCTCTCGCGCATTCAGCTCACCTCCGCCGAGACGGGCGCGGCTGGTGCCTTCACCCTGAACCGGGGCACCGCGGCGGAGGTCACCGCCGGAACCGCGGTCGACCTCGGTGCCGCCCCCGGCGCCGCACTGCTCACCCAGGGCGCGGATGCCCGCATCCGCCTCTTCGCCGGCACCGACGCCGAGCAGACCCTGAACAGCGCGAGCAACACCATCACCGTCGGAGAGGGCATCGAGGTCACCGTCACGAAGGCCAGTGCCGACCCCGTCACCGTGACCGTCGCACGCGATGCGAAGAAGCAGAGCTCGACGGCGGAGGCGTTCGTCAAGGAGATCGCCGCGCTGCTGGTGCGCATCGACAACGGCTCGAAGGCGACCATCGGCGAGGTCGGCGAGACCACGACCCTCGGCGTCTTCACCGGCGACAGCACGGTGCGAAACCTTCGCGGCGCGCTGGCGACCGCCGTGCAGCATCCGATCGACGGCATCTCGCCCTCGACGATCGGCATCACCGTCAGCGACAAGGGCGTGCTCTCGTTCGACGCCGAGAAGTTCGCCGCCGCTCTCGCAGAAGACCCGGAGGGCACGCAGGAGCTGTTCTCGGCGGTCTCGGCGCGGGTGCAGGACGTGACGACCCAGTACTCCGACAAGTACGACGGCCTCCTGACCAAGCGCATCACCGGCCAGGAGGACGAGGTCAAGACGCTCAAGACCCAGGTCGAGCGCTGGGACATCCGGCTCGAACAGCGCCGCGCCACCCTCGAACGCACGTACGCGCAGCTCGAGGTGCAGCTCTCGAAGCTGCAGTCGCAATCGTCGTGGCTGACCAGCCAGCTCGCCGGACTCACCCCGTCGGATTCCTGA
- a CDS encoding sigma-70 family RNA polymerase sigma factor has product MLSSSAVSADSTQHPEAPASPEKLARDNMPLATFLAVEKARSATHVDLDDLLSAARLGLARAAMSYDAARGIPFGAFASSQINWAMLSEMRRADPAGERGRDKIERVRVAAETVLARTGRAASTAELARESGLTAEVVSEMMKLDEMVRTAISFEEHFDAETGRQAVDLTDSVILPEHAVEQSETRAMMNRVIDALPTAMQQVVRGIYLEDRMVKDIAEELAVSHAYVSKLRSRGLELMREAMEAWENGTTGDRSTKARAEFFEALFGPVRAEIRDRSSELLAAV; this is encoded by the coding sequence TTGCTGAGTAGTTCTGCTGTTTCCGCTGATTCCACTCAGCACCCGGAAGCCCCCGCTTCGCCCGAGAAACTCGCACGCGACAACATGCCGCTCGCCACCTTCCTGGCTGTGGAGAAGGCGCGGTCGGCGACGCACGTCGATCTGGACGACCTTCTCTCCGCCGCCCGCCTGGGCCTCGCCCGCGCGGCCATGTCGTATGACGCCGCGCGGGGCATTCCTTTCGGTGCGTTCGCGAGCAGCCAGATCAACTGGGCGATGCTGTCGGAGATGCGTCGCGCCGACCCCGCCGGCGAGAGAGGACGCGACAAGATCGAGCGCGTGAGAGTCGCCGCCGAGACGGTGCTCGCCCGCACCGGCCGAGCCGCGAGCACGGCGGAGCTCGCGCGGGAGTCGGGGCTCACCGCCGAGGTCGTCTCGGAGATGATGAAGCTCGACGAGATGGTGCGCACCGCGATCAGCTTCGAGGAGCACTTCGATGCCGAGACCGGCCGACAGGCGGTCGATCTCACCGACAGCGTCATCCTCCCCGAGCACGCCGTCGAGCAGTCCGAGACGCGAGCGATGATGAACCGAGTGATCGACGCTCTGCCCACGGCGATGCAGCAGGTCGTGCGCGGCATCTATCTCGAAGACCGCATGGTGAAGGACATCGCCGAAGAGCTCGCCGTCAGTCATGCCTATGTGTCGAAGCTGCGCTCGCGTGGTCTCGAACTGATGCGCGAGGCCATGGAGGCCTGGGAGAACGGCACGACGGGAGACCGATCGACCAAGGCCAGGGCCGAGTTCTTCGAGGCGCTCTTCGGGCCCGTCCGCGCCGAGATCCGCGACCGGTCGAGCGAGCTCCTCGCCGCCGTGTGA